Part of the Candidatus Brocadia sinica JPN1 genome, GCAAGGTAACCAATCTTATACGCATCATCCGCTATTCTGGCACCCCGGATGCTGTTTACATAAATTTTTGCACGTTCGATGGTAATATCTACAGGCGCTGTATCACCTTCGTGAACAACAGTCAGGGTAATCTTTGTCCCTAACTTTCCCCGGAGCTTTTTTATCGCCTCACGAATACTCATGTTTTCTGTGGATTCGCCATCGATTTTAATGATTCGGTCGCCCACCAAAATCCCGGCTTTAAATGCAGGAGAATCGAGCAGGGGAGTGATCACGATTAATAACCCATCTTTAATAATTACTTCGATTCCCAGTCCTTCAAACTCTCCCTCCGTTTCAATTTTAAGGTCTTCTAACTCTTCGGGACTAAAATATTGACTGTAAGGGTCAAGTCCGGAAAGCATCCCACGGTATGCATTTATGAGGATTGTGTTCAGCTGTATTTCATCGACGTACTTGTCTTGTAATTCCTTCACGACTTTGATAAGCTCTTCAAATTCCTCATAAATACTTTCACTGGTCGGCTTAGCTTGTTCTTTTGCCTCAACCTGAGGTTCTTCAGAAGGTTTGTCCTGCCCAAACGAAACTGCTCTCAGCGCTGTGAGTGTTATAAATAATAAAAAGATGGATAGCCTTTTTTTCATTTTTTCTTTCGTCCTACGACCCGTTTTGCTGCCAGAACAATGTCATCCGGCAAGAGATGATATTCCTTAAAGAGGATATCAGGTTCTCCCGATTGACCAAAACGATTGTCAATGCCAATCATCTCGATGGGTATAGGGTAGGTTCGTGCCAATATCGACGCAACCGCGCTGCCCAAACCACCGTCCAGCACATGCTGTTCTGCAGTTACCACCGCATTTGCTTGTCTTGCAACCTTTATCAATAATTCCTGATCTATTGGTTTTAGCGTATGCATATTGACTACCGCTGCCTTAATTCCCTCCTTCGCTAGCATGTCGGCTGCTGTAAGTGAGTGTACCACCAATGCCCCACAAGCGATAATCGCCACATCATCTCCCGTTCTGAGGATATTTGCCCTTCCAATGGTGTATGGGTCTTCCTTTTTTGTTATTACAGGCACAGCAGCCCTGCCCAATCGGATATAGAGCGGACCTTTATAGTCTACCGCAGCCAGAATGGCCTTTCTTGTTTCAACCGCATCACATGGTTCAACAACACCCATAGTTGGAATTGTTCGCATCAGGGAGATGTCTTCTATGCATTGGTGTGATGCGCCATCAGGTCCAACTGAGACACCGCTATGGGTGGCAACAATTTTTACCTGTAGTCCACTGTAACAGATCGTATTTCTGACCTGCTCCCATGCCCTGCCTGTTGCAAAAATACTAAAACTGCTCACAAACGGAATCTTTCCGCACGTTGCCAATCCGGCAGCCGTATTCATCATGTTGGCCTCGGCAACCCCCATATTAAAGAACCTTTCGGGATATTTTTTGCCAAATTTGGCTGTCGTTGTGGACTTTGAGAGGTCAGCATCCAGCACCACGATGTCTTTGTTCTTTTCTCCAAGCTCTAATAGTGCGTCGCCATATGCCTGACGCGTGGCTACCATTTCAGTCATTTTCTATTTCCACCATGATTACTTTAATTCAGCCAGCGCACGTTCTGCCTCTTCTTTTGAAGGGGCCTTCCCATGCCAGTCAACCTGATTTTCCATGAAAGAGACACCCTTTCCTTTCACCGTTTTCGCCACAATGACGGTTGGCCGTCCTTTGATCTTCTCTGCCTCATCATAAGCGGCCAGGATAGACTCGTAATTATGTCCATCAATTTCAATCACATGCCAGCCAAACCCCCGCCATTTATCAGGTATCGGGTATGATGACATAATCTCATGAATAAAGCCGTCAATCTGCAGTCCATTTTGATCGAGAACGGCGCAAAGGTTATCCACCTTATAATGGCTTGCGGCCATCGCAGCTTCCCACACTTGCCCCTCCTCGATTTCTCCGTCGCCCAGCATGACGTAAGTTCGATAATCCTTTTTATCCAAGTTTGCCGCCAAGGCAATCCCAAGTCCAACCGAAAGACCCTGTCCAAGCGACCCACCGGATACTTCAATTCCCGGTGTTGTTTTCATACAGGGGTGCCCCTGGAGTGTGCTGCCGAACTGTCTCAGTGTATCAAGCTTGGCCGTATCGAAATAGCCCGTTTCTGCAAGTATGGCATAGAGTGAAGGGCAGGCGT contains:
- a CDS encoding transketolase family protein, yielding MTEMVATRQAYGDALLELGEKNKDIVVLDADLSKSTTTAKFGKKYPERFFNMGVAEANMMNTAAGLATCGKIPFVSSFSIFATGRAWEQVRNTICYSGLQVKIVATHSGVSVGPDGASHQCIEDISLMRTIPTMGVVEPCDAVETRKAILAAVDYKGPLYIRLGRAAVPVITKKEDPYTIGRANILRTGDDVAIIACGALVVHSLTAADMLAKEGIKAAVVNMHTLKPIDQELLIKVARQANAVVTAEQHVLDGGLGSAVASILARTYPIPIEMIGIDNRFGQSGEPDILFKEYHLLPDDIVLAAKRVVGRKKK
- a CDS encoding transketolase, giving the protein MVNLKHLDTKSLEERAKVIRRHIIRMLTKAGSGHPGSSLSTVDLLVALFYNKLRHNPQFPKWPERDRFILSKGHACPSLYAILAETGYFDTAKLDTLRQFGSTLQGHPCMKTTPGIEVSGGSLGQGLSVGLGIALAANLDKKDYRTYVMLGDGEIEEGQVWEAAMAASHYKVDNLCAVLDQNGLQIDGFIHEIMSSYPIPDKWRGFGWHVIEIDGHNYESILAAYDEAEKIKGRPTVIVAKTVKGKGVSFMENQVDWHGKAPSKEEAERALAELK